The Primulina eburnea isolate SZY01 chromosome 8, ASM2296580v1, whole genome shotgun sequence genome contains a region encoding:
- the LOC140839889 gene encoding phosphatidylinositol:ceramide inositolphosphotransferase 2-like, which produces MSFYYIGREASKLWKRICAETTTEIKLLAENWKYILGGLICQYIHGLAARGVHYFHRPGPILQDVGFYLLPELGQDRAYISEFVFTFVFFSFVLWTFHPFITKSKKIYTVLIWCRVLAYLIASQILRIITFYSTQLPGPNYHCREGSKFATLPRPDNILEVLLMVPSGVLFGCGDLIFSSHMIFSLVFVRTYHKYGTRRFLKQCAWLTVVIQSLLIIAARKHYTVDIVVAWYTVNLVVFFIDKKMPELPDRSGAAGLLLPLSKDSKTKEEINHKLLNGSTGDSVDWRSRTQINGKIIEEGNIVHVEAIINGL; this is translated from the exons ATGTCGTTTTATTACATAGGTCGCGAGGCTTCAAAG TTATGGAAGAGAATCTGTGCCGAAACCACAACAGAAATCAAGCTTCTTGCAGAAAATTGGAAGTACATTTTAGGGGGCCTCATCTGCCAG TACATCCATGGGCTGGCAGCTCGAGGAGTCCATTACTTTCATCGACCAGGACCAATACTTCAGGATGTTGGCTTCTATCTTCTTCCA GAGCTCGGGCAAGACAGAGCTTACATTAGTGAATTTGTATTTACATTTGTTTTTTTCTCTTTTGTGTTG TGGACTTTCCATCCTTTCATTACAAAAAGCAAGAAGATCTACACTGTCTTAATATGGTGCAGGGTATTGGCATACTTAATT GCTTCTCAAATTCTTCGAATCATAACTTTCTACTCTACACAACTTCCCGGTCCAAACTATCATTGTCGGGAG GGATCAAAATTTGCCACGCTGCCTCGTCCTGATAATATTTTGGAAGTTCTATTAATGG TTCCTAGCGGAGTGCTTTTTGGTTGTGGTGATTTGATATTTTCATCTCACATGATATTCTCCCTAGTCTTTGTTCGGACATATCATAAGTACGGTACTCGAAG GTTTCTGAAGCAGTGTGCTTGGTTAACCGTCGTAATCCAGAGCTTGTTGATTATTGCAGCGCGTAAACATTATACAGTCGATATCGTTGTTGCATG GTACACTGTTAATCTAGTCGTGTTCTTTATCGACAAAAAAATGCCAG AACTTCCGGATCGTTCTGGAGCCGCAGGGCTCTTGCTCCCATTGAGCAAGGATAGCAAGACTAAGGAAGAGATTAATCACAAACTCTTGAATGGAAGTACTGGAGATTCTGTTGACtgg AGGTCAAGAACTCAAATTAATGGCAAGATTATTGAAGAAGGAAATATTGTACATGTTGAGGCAATTATCAATGGTTTATGA
- the LOC140839890 gene encoding serine/threonine-protein kinase BSK5-like → MGARCSKFPFCCWYSRRKLSVLQSSDQKNMEKNSVPRFREFSWEELKAATNGFSLENIVSEPGEKAPNVVYKGLLENKRWIAVKRFNKSAWPDSSQFLDEAKAVGNLRSGRLANLIGCCIEGEERMLVAEFMLNDTLAKHLFHWKNQPMKWVMRLRVAFYLAQAIEYCNSRGRALYHDLNAYRVLFDQEGNPRLSSFGLMKNSKDGKSYSTNLAFTPPEYLRIGKVTPESAVFSFGTILIDLLSGKHIPPTHALDLIRTKNFLMLMDSCLEGHISIHERTELVRLATRCLQYEARERPSAKSLVTSLSSLQKETEVPSYVLLGVRQGKTLSTQPSLLTPMGEACLRMDLTAIHEILDKAGYKDDEGVADELSFQMWTVQMQETLDAKQQGDSAFRAKDFTTAIDCYTQFIDGGTMLFPTVYSRRCLSYLMSEMPNEALGDAMQALVLSPDWPTALYLQAVSLFKLKMDNDAQESLNEATYMEAKRNRN, encoded by the exons ATGGGTGCACGCTGCTCAAAGTTTCCCTTCTGCTGCTGGTATTCTCGCCGCAAGCTCTCTGTTCTTCAATCCTCCGATCAGA AGAACATGGAGAAAAATTCGGTGCCACGCTTCAGAGAGTTCAGCTGGGAGGAGCTGAAAGCTGCAACAAACGGGTTTTCTCTAGAAAACATTGTTTCGGAGCCTGGAGAGAAGGCTCCTAATGTAGTTTACAAAGGCTTGCTCGAAAATAAACGCTGGATTGCTGTTAAGCGCTTTAACAAGTCTGCTTGGCCTGATTCTAGCCAATTCCTT gATGAAGCTAAAGCAGTTGGAAATCTAAGAAGTGGGAGATTGGCAAATCTGATTGGATGTTGCATCGAAGGTGAGGAGAGAATGCTGGTGGCTGAGTTCATGCTCAATGACACTCTTGCTAAGCACTTATTTCACT GGAAGAACCAGCCGATGAAATGGGTAATGAGATTGAGGGTGGCCTTTTACTTGGCACAAGCTATAGAGTACTGCAATAGCAGAGGAAGAGCGTTGTATCACGATCTAAATGCTTATAGAGTCTTGTTTGATCAG GAAGGGAATCCCAGGCTATCTAGCTTTGGCCTAATGAAGAACAGTAAAGATGGCAAAAGTTACAGTACAAACTTAGCTTTCACTCCGCCCGAATACTTGAGAATCG GAAAAGTGACTCCAGAGAGTGCAGTTTTCAGCTTTGGAACCATATTGATTGATCTTCTAAGTGGGAAGCACATACCTCCAACCCAT GCTCTGGATCTCATCCGGACAAAAAACTTTCTGATGCTCATGGATTCATGTTTGGAGGGTCACATTTCTATTCACGAAAGGACTGAGTTGGTACGGTTGGCCACCCGTTGTTTGCAGTATGAAGCACGAGAAAGGCCGAGTGCTAAGTCTCTCGTCACTTCTCTCTCGTCTCTTCAGAAAGAAACTGAG GTTCCTTCCTACGTCTTACTCGGTGTTCGACAAGGAAAGACCTTATCTACTCAACCATCGCTGTTGACTCCTATGGGTGAAGCATGCCTGAGAATGGATCTCACAGCCATACATGAAATATTGGATAAAGCTGGATACAAAGATGACGAGGGAGTTGCAGACGAG TTATCTTTCCAAATGTGGACAGTTCAAATGCAGGAGACGTTGGATGCCAAGCAGCAGGGAGATTCTGCTTTTAGAGCCAAGGATTTCACTACTGCAATCGATTGCTACACACAA TTCATTGATGGTGGGACGATGCTATTTCCGACTGTCTATTCACGACGCTGCTTATCGTATTTGATGTCTGAGATGCCAAATGAAGCTCTAGGAGATGCCATGCAAGCTTTGGTTCTATCTCCAGACTGGCCAACTGCACTTTACCTTCAGGCAGTTTCACTTTTCAAGCTCAAAATGGACAACGATGCCCAGGAATCACTGAACGAAGCAACATATATGGAAGCCAAAAGAAACAGAAATTAA
- the LOC140839891 gene encoding uncharacterized protein, translating to MSHVDLECGGGVASEEEEEDEEGSVCFSDAYSTGDGETSYDEILEAGALESRKASSMADSSDCSVDIDVESGEKKVNISRIERDCRICHLSLVSRSPGLGVAIELGCSCKDDLAAAHKHCAETWFKIKGNKTCEICNSIARNIVGPNDLEALQQQTGDDNSAAATATTSETRSCLNSHRFLNLLLACMVFAFVISWLFHFNIPS from the exons ATGTCCCACGTAGACTTAGAATGTGGGGGAGGCGTCGCCagtgaggaggaggaggaggatgaAGAGGGCAGCGTTTGCTTCTCCGACGCCTACTCCACGGGTGATGGCGAGACCTCTTATGATGAGATTTTGGAAGCGGGGGCTTTGGAATCTAGGAAAGCTTCATCAATGGCGGATTCTTCTGATTGTTCAGTTGACATTGATGTAGAAAGCGGTGAAAAGAAGGTAAATATAAGTAGAATTGAGAGGGATTGCAGGATTTGTCATCTGAGTTTGGTGAGCAGAAGCCCTGGTCTTGGTGTGGCTATCGAGTTGGGGTGTTCTTGTAAGGATGATCTGGCTGCTGCTCATAAGCATTGTGCCGAAACTTGGTTCAAGATCAAAGGAAACAA GACTTGCGAGATTTGTAATTCGATAGCGCGGAACATAGTCGGGCCTAATGATCTCGAGGCTTTGCAACAACAAACAGGCGATGACAATAGCGCCGCAGCGACAGCTACTACCTCAGAAACTAGAAGCTGCCTGAACAGTCACCGGTTTTTGAATCTTCTTCTTGCTTGTATGGTATTTGCTTTTGTCATATCTTGGCTTTTCCACTTCAATATCCCATCATAA
- the LOC140839892 gene encoding LOW QUALITY PROTEIN: fructose-1,6-bisphosphatase, chloroplastic-like (The sequence of the model RefSeq protein was modified relative to this genomic sequence to represent the inferred CDS: deleted 2 bases in 1 codon) produces MAVTASSHLLFSSTSQSITRLSSFRTLSTCSNNGGSFFWRTLPSVGGGVKCMAVTAEKETKKKSGYELYTLTNWLLKQEQVGYLAIDAELTIVLSSISMACMQIASLVQRASISNLTGVQGAVNVQGQDQKKLDVVSNEVFSNCLRSSGRTGIIASEEEDVPVAVEESYSGNYIVVFDPLDGSSNIDAAVSTGSILGIYSPNDECLADIEDDATLDNVEQRCVVNVCQPGNNLLAAGYCMYSSSIIFVITLGNGVFAFTLDPMFGEFVLTQENIQIPKNGKIYAFNEGNYLLWDDKLKKYIDDLKDPGPSGKPYSAGYIGSLVGDFYRTLLYGGIYGYPRDKKSKNGKLRLLYECAPMSFIVEQAGGKGSDGQQRVLDIQPTEIHQRIPLYIGSVEEVDKLEKYLA; encoded by the exons ATGGCCGTCACAGCGTCATCCCATCTTCTCTTCTCCAGTACCTCACAGTCAATCACTCGTCTCTCCTCTTTCCGAACGCTCTCGACATGCTCAAACAACGGCGGCAGCTTTTTTTGGCGGACGCTTCCGAGCGTCGGCGGTGGAGTGAAGTGTATGGCGGTGACGGCGGAGAAGGAGACGAAGAAGAAAAGTGGTTACGAGCTTTACACGCTGACTAACTGGTTGTTGAAGCAAGAGCAGGTGGGG TATCTGGCTATTGATGCTGAGCTTACCATAGTTCTTTCGAGCATTTCAATGGCTTGCATGCAAATAGCTTCACTGGTTCAGAGGGCCAGCATTTCTAATCTGACTGGTGTTCAAGGCGCCGTTAATGTTCAGGGGCAGGATCAGAAGAAGCTTGACGTTGTCTCCAATGAG GTGTTTTCTAATTGTTTGAGGTCAAGTGGGAGAACCGGGATAATTGCATCGGAGGAAGAGGACGTTCCGGTGGCTGTGGAGGAGAGTTATTCCGGCAACTACATTGTCGTGTTCGACCCTCTTGATGGATCTTCCAACATTGATGCAGCTGTGTCCACGGGATCCATCTTGGGGATCTACAGCCCTAATGATGAGTGCCTTGCAGATATCGAAGATGATGCCACG CTTGACAACGTGGAACAAAGATGCGTCGTGAACGTTTGCCAACCTGGAAACAACCTTCTTGCAGCCGGATACTGCATGTACTCAAGCTCGATAATATTTGTGATCACCTTAGGCAATGGAGTGTTTGCCTTCACCTTGGATCCCATGTTTGGCGAATTCGTTCTCACCCAAGAAAACATCCAAATTCCAAAAAATGGGAAGATTTACGCCTTCAACGAAGGGAACTACCTATTGTGGGACGATAAGTTGAAGAAATACATAGATGATCTGAAGGATCCTGGCCCGAGTGGTAAGCCTTATTCGGCTGGATATATCGGTAGTTTGGTTGGTGATTTCTATAGAACTCTTCTGTATGGTGGGATTTATGGTTATCCTAGAGATAAGAAGAGCAAAAATGGGAAGCTGAGGCTTTTGTATGAGTGTGCACCAATGAGCTTTATAGTGGAACAAGCTGGTGGGAAAGGTTCTGATGGACAGCAGAGAGTTCTTGATATACAGCCAACAGAG ATACATCAGAGAATTCCATTGTACATTGGAAGTGTGGAAGAGGTCGACAAATTAGAGAAATATTTAGCTTAA